One window of the Synechococcus sp. CC9311 genome contains the following:
- a CDS encoding ABC transporter ATP-binding protein, with product MPNAPGTVLTLNQLRLRYPGSESWTLDGLDLSLKSGDRLALVGPSGCGKSTVARAALQLLPPGSCCKGDLRLNGQDPRQLSRSALRALRGEAVGLVFQDPMTRLNPLMTVGGHLLDTFAAHRPTMGHQERKDRAESLLEQVGIGAERFWAYPHEFSGGMRQRLAIALAIALAPPLVIADEPTTSLDVAVAGQVMEVLRTLCEELGSALLLITHDLAMANRWCEDMAVLDGGRLVEQNSSDLVLTHPQSEIGKRLVAAARAREGGNTPDQPDGTAVLQVEGLRCWHNLGGPPWSPNWLKAVDGVSFTLQSGESLGVVGGSGCGKSTLCRALMGLTPIRGGEVWLQTQNLLQLRGSAERQARRTIQMVFQDPLACLNPALTVADAIADPLLIHGLASRAGARERARELLELVGLSPADHFQNRLPKQLSGGQQQRVAIARALALGPQVLICDESVSMLDAEIQAEVLALLRRLQQDLGLAMIFVTHDLSVASGFCHRVIVLDRGKVVEEGPGDQLLRHPEAAITRTLVEACPLLPTSNR from the coding sequence ATGCCCAACGCGCCAGGAACGGTTCTGACGCTGAATCAGTTGCGTCTGCGCTACCCAGGAAGTGAGTCCTGGACGCTGGATGGATTGGATCTCAGCCTGAAATCGGGAGATCGCTTGGCACTTGTTGGGCCGTCTGGATGCGGGAAGAGCACAGTGGCGCGAGCTGCATTGCAGCTCTTACCTCCAGGGAGCTGCTGCAAAGGAGATCTACGTCTAAATGGTCAAGATCCACGCCAACTAAGTCGGTCTGCCTTGCGCGCCCTGCGCGGAGAAGCGGTTGGCCTGGTGTTTCAAGACCCGATGACTCGGCTCAATCCACTGATGACCGTGGGTGGACACCTCCTCGACACCTTCGCCGCGCACCGGCCGACCATGGGGCATCAAGAGCGGAAAGACCGCGCTGAAAGTCTGCTGGAACAGGTGGGAATCGGGGCCGAGCGCTTTTGGGCCTATCCCCACGAATTCAGTGGTGGCATGCGTCAGCGCTTAGCCATCGCACTGGCCATTGCACTCGCACCCCCCCTTGTTATCGCCGACGAACCAACCACCAGCCTGGATGTTGCGGTTGCGGGGCAGGTGATGGAGGTGCTGCGCACTCTCTGCGAAGAGCTTGGAAGCGCCCTCCTGCTCATCACCCATGACTTGGCCATGGCCAACCGCTGGTGTGAAGACATGGCGGTCTTGGACGGGGGCCGTCTTGTGGAACAAAACAGCAGCGATTTAGTACTGACCCACCCCCAATCTGAGATCGGCAAGCGGCTCGTCGCAGCCGCCAGGGCCAGGGAAGGAGGCAATACGCCGGATCAGCCTGACGGAACAGCAGTGCTGCAAGTGGAAGGATTGCGCTGTTGGCACAACCTCGGAGGACCGCCCTGGTCTCCCAACTGGCTGAAAGCGGTGGATGGCGTGAGCTTCACCTTGCAATCCGGCGAATCGTTGGGCGTGGTGGGTGGCTCTGGCTGTGGGAAAAGCACCCTTTGCCGAGCCTTGATGGGCCTCACCCCAATTCGCGGAGGCGAGGTTTGGCTCCAAACCCAAAACCTGCTCCAACTGCGTGGCAGTGCTGAACGACAAGCAAGACGCACCATTCAGATGGTGTTTCAAGACCCGCTGGCCTGCCTTAATCCAGCCCTCACCGTCGCCGACGCCATCGCAGACCCGCTGCTGATCCATGGGCTCGCCTCGCGGGCAGGCGCACGAGAACGGGCACGGGAGCTTCTGGAACTTGTGGGCCTTTCACCAGCGGATCATTTTCAAAATCGACTGCCCAAGCAACTGTCTGGTGGCCAGCAACAACGCGTCGCTATTGCTCGCGCTTTGGCCTTAGGCCCGCAGGTGCTGATCTGCGATGAGAGCGTGAGCATGCTCGATGCAGAGATCCAAGCTGAAGTCCTGGCCCTGCTGAGACGTCTGCAGCAAGACTTAGGCCTGGCGATGATTTTCGTGACCCATGACCTCTCGGTGGCGAGTGGCTTCTGCCATCGCGTGATCGTGCTGGATCGAGGCAAGGTTGTGGAAGAAGGTCCTGGAGATCAGTTGCTACGCCACCCAGAAGCTGCGATTACCCGAACATTGGTCGAAGCCTGCCCGCTGTTGCCAACCAGCAACCGATAA
- a CDS encoding bifunctional (p)ppGpp synthetase/guanosine-3',5'-bis(diphosphate) 3'-pyrophosphohydrolase produces the protein MLNATSAPDPSQTQSGSTSAACGLTALRERPLRLPDGYDIELPDWLKQCLTHVPPGIGHSCPTDPEALLAAAFDFAFQLHEGQFRASGDPYIVHPVAVADLLRDIGASASVIAAGFLHDVVEDTDVTPDQIESHFGPEVRELVEGVTKLGGLHFTNRTEAQAENLRKMFLAMASDIRVVLVKLADRLHNMRTIGALKEEKQQRIARETREIYAPLANRLGIGRFKWELEDLSFKLLEPEAFREMQQEVSTKRSEREDRLSVTVQLLCDRLAAVGLDSCEVSGRPKHLYGIWTKMQRQQKEFHEIYDVAALRILTPNVESCYRALAVVHDTFRPIPGRFKDYIGLPKPNGYQSLHTAVIGRHRPIEVQIRTWDMHQVSEFGIAAHWKYKEGGSPATGGDTERFNWLRQLVDWQQEGAADDHNDYLASIKEDLFDEEVFVFTPKGDVVGLRKGSTAVDFAFRIHSEVGNHCHGVRINDRLLPLSTPLQNGDFIDILTSKNAHPSLDWLNFVATPTARNRIRQWYKRSHRDETIDRGKELLERELGRSGFDALLGSEAMLKVAERCNLQTTEDLLAGLGFGALTLHQVLNRLREEIRLQTAAVEAPLSNEDVAKQLVKQSEQPSNRDVPSVGAAPILGVEGLDHRLGGCCSPLPGEPILGAVALGNHGITIHRQDCANLEAIPTERRLPVRWNPSLQEVGSRFPAHLRIEVIDRVGILKDILMRLSDGSINVSDAQVRTAYGKPARIDLMVELGSAAQLQRTMNQIRSMADVIDIARTGQS, from the coding sequence ATGCTCAACGCAACCTCTGCACCCGATCCATCCCAGACTCAGTCTGGATCGACTTCTGCGGCCTGCGGTTTAACGGCATTGCGCGAACGTCCGCTTCGCTTGCCGGATGGCTATGACATCGAGCTTCCTGACTGGTTGAAGCAGTGCCTGACTCACGTTCCTCCCGGTATCGGACATAGTTGCCCGACCGATCCAGAGGCCCTGTTAGCGGCTGCTTTTGATTTTGCGTTTCAGCTGCATGAGGGGCAGTTCCGGGCCAGCGGTGATCCCTACATCGTGCATCCGGTGGCCGTTGCAGATCTGTTGCGGGACATTGGGGCGAGTGCCAGCGTGATTGCAGCGGGTTTCCTCCACGATGTGGTGGAAGACACCGATGTGACACCAGATCAGATCGAAAGCCATTTCGGACCTGAGGTTCGTGAGTTGGTGGAAGGCGTCACCAAGTTGGGGGGCCTTCATTTCACCAATCGAACGGAAGCCCAAGCCGAGAATCTGCGCAAGATGTTTCTGGCGATGGCCAGTGATATTCGTGTGGTGTTGGTGAAGCTGGCGGATCGTCTGCACAACATGCGCACGATTGGCGCGCTCAAGGAGGAGAAACAGCAGCGCATCGCTAGGGAAACGCGTGAGATTTACGCACCGCTTGCCAATCGCTTGGGGATTGGTCGCTTCAAATGGGAACTCGAAGATCTCTCGTTCAAGTTGCTGGAGCCTGAAGCCTTCCGCGAGATGCAGCAGGAGGTTTCAACCAAGAGAAGTGAGCGGGAGGATCGCCTCTCCGTCACGGTGCAGTTGCTCTGTGACCGCTTGGCCGCCGTGGGCCTCGACAGCTGTGAGGTGAGTGGTCGCCCGAAACATCTCTATGGCATCTGGACCAAGATGCAACGCCAGCAGAAGGAGTTCCACGAGATCTATGACGTGGCTGCGTTACGGATCCTGACGCCGAATGTCGAGAGCTGTTATCGCGCCCTTGCTGTGGTTCATGACACGTTCAGACCGATCCCAGGCCGGTTCAAGGACTACATCGGCTTGCCTAAACCCAATGGTTATCAATCACTTCACACCGCTGTAATCGGACGCCATCGTCCGATCGAGGTGCAGATTCGTACCTGGGACATGCATCAGGTCTCGGAGTTCGGCATTGCTGCCCACTGGAAATACAAGGAGGGTGGATCCCCCGCTACTGGTGGAGATACGGAGCGTTTCAACTGGTTGCGTCAGCTCGTGGATTGGCAGCAGGAGGGGGCCGCTGATGATCACAACGACTATCTGGCTTCGATCAAGGAAGATCTATTTGACGAGGAGGTGTTTGTGTTCACGCCTAAGGGCGATGTTGTGGGGCTTCGTAAGGGGTCAACTGCGGTTGATTTTGCCTTTCGTATTCACTCTGAGGTTGGGAATCATTGTCATGGCGTAAGGATTAATGATCGGCTTTTGCCCTTGTCGACCCCGCTTCAAAATGGTGACTTCATTGATATTCTCACCTCGAAAAATGCTCATCCAAGTTTAGATTGGCTCAATTTTGTAGCCACCCCAACGGCACGAAATCGCATTCGTCAGTGGTACAAACGCAGCCATCGTGACGAGACGATTGATCGCGGTAAAGAACTACTTGAACGCGAGTTGGGACGCAGTGGTTTTGATGCTCTGCTTGGCAGTGAAGCGATGCTCAAGGTGGCTGAGCGCTGCAACTTGCAAACCACGGAAGATCTGCTTGCTGGTCTTGGGTTTGGTGCTTTAACGCTGCATCAGGTGCTCAATCGTCTGCGCGAAGAAATTCGTCTGCAAACGGCTGCGGTGGAGGCACCTCTAAGCAATGAGGACGTTGCCAAGCAACTGGTCAAGCAGTCCGAGCAGCCATCTAATCGGGACGTTCCTTCCGTGGGAGCGGCACCCATCCTGGGTGTTGAAGGCTTAGATCATCGCCTTGGTGGATGTTGTAGTCCGCTGCCAGGAGAACCGATCTTGGGTGCTGTGGCCCTTGGTAATCACGGCATCACCATCCATCGTCAAGACTGCGCCAATCTGGAAGCGATCCCGACGGAACGTCGCTTGCCTGTGCGTTGGAACCCATCGCTGCAAGAAGTAGGTTCTCGATTCCCTGCTCACTTGCGCATTGAGGTGATTGATCGCGTTGGCATTTTGAAGGACATTCTGATGCGTTTGTCTGATGGTTCGATCAATGTCAGTGATGCTCAGGTGAGAACGGCCTATGGCAAGCCGGCCCGGATCGATTTGATGGTGGAACTGGGGAGTGCAGCGCAGTTGCAGCGCACCATGAACCAGATCCGCTCGATGGCAGATGTGATCGACATCGCGCGTACTGGTCAGAGTTGA
- a CDS encoding cellulose binding domain-containing protein, producing MESTNVLQTSISGDRWWEGFTAAITLTNTSTQDLESWSYSFDSPHLINTAPWGAEISAVLLDNGLTRYTVTGKDWGERIPAGKSVTIGFNGTQGTEIGNEGELSAALLFGTDNAISTISPSNEESPGNADAPSEPVAEPIVETPPMTPPMTSPMESAMTPAMGEHGLGDHGMNHDHSMQQASESGFTDINIWGSFHDSNHNSEHNELVGGRTAITTEALLAYNGLRDFAGLAPVDIEAIGAWAFENKLTNNSQAWGNDLQGVGLWFAMQGAKVGWIADASYDPQILADIQRTARLGSSGDVMQMVEQFGHEGFADYLTTNQLEEHFINTLKMEPHYGGWMHARTHGFLSIEGVAIAHDIHHLTVLGWDQNEPFMNDTFDWPQWPALDVSDNTVINYYQGIVELGDPLSKNLENLSGTTPLISSTDSKPSLNPSPSDPGTVQPDPLTGSPLEIQVSGDLWEGGFTVSMNVTNQSNQSLDDWGVSFISTHQFYGESWGVDVSTQELGDGLYRYELKGADWAQSLAAGQAMTVGFNALSGEELSGDGSLTSELLMASGTELTLL from the coding sequence ATGGAATCAACGAATGTCTTGCAAACCTCCATCTCCGGTGATCGGTGGTGGGAGGGGTTCACTGCTGCAATAACACTCACCAACACATCCACACAAGATCTTGAAAGCTGGAGCTATAGCTTCGACAGCCCTCACCTCATCAACACGGCTCCTTGGGGAGCCGAGATCAGCGCGGTTCTTCTCGACAACGGCCTAACGCGCTACACCGTGACGGGAAAAGACTGGGGAGAACGGATCCCAGCAGGAAAGTCGGTCACCATTGGATTCAATGGGACGCAAGGCACTGAGATAGGAAACGAAGGGGAGCTTTCTGCTGCATTGCTCTTCGGCACAGACAACGCGATATCAACGATCTCACCATCAAACGAAGAAAGCCCTGGGAATGCAGACGCCCCTTCGGAGCCGGTGGCTGAACCAATCGTTGAGACACCTCCGATGACACCTCCGATGACGTCACCGATGGAGTCGGCAATGACGCCAGCAATGGGAGAACACGGCTTGGGAGATCACGGGATGAACCATGACCACTCCATGCAGCAAGCGTCCGAAAGTGGGTTCACAGACATCAACATTTGGGGCTCTTTTCATGACTCCAATCACAACTCAGAGCACAACGAACTTGTCGGTGGACGAACTGCAATTACAACGGAAGCGTTATTGGCTTACAACGGCTTAAGGGACTTTGCAGGATTAGCCCCAGTTGATATCGAGGCCATTGGCGCATGGGCTTTTGAAAATAAGCTCACAAATAACAGCCAGGCCTGGGGTAACGATCTTCAAGGCGTTGGGCTTTGGTTTGCAATGCAGGGAGCCAAGGTGGGTTGGATCGCCGATGCGTCCTACGACCCACAAATCCTGGCCGACATTCAACGCACGGCCCGCCTAGGCAGCAGTGGCGACGTTATGCAGATGGTTGAACAGTTTGGCCATGAAGGGTTTGCTGATTATTTAACAACCAATCAACTCGAAGAACATTTCATCAACACCCTCAAGATGGAGCCGCATTATGGCGGCTGGATGCACGCCAGAACCCATGGATTTCTTAGCATCGAAGGCGTAGCCATTGCACACGATATTCATCATTTAACAGTTTTGGGATGGGATCAAAATGAACCCTTTATGAATGACACCTTTGACTGGCCTCAGTGGCCGGCCCTCGATGTCAGCGACAACACTGTGATCAACTATTACCAAGGCATTGTTGAGCTGGGAGATCCACTCTCAAAGAACCTAGAAAATCTTTCTGGAACCACACCACTGATTAGCTCAACCGATTCAAAGCCTTCACTTAACCCCTCACCCTCTGATCCCGGAACTGTGCAACCGGATCCTCTCACCGGCTCTCCCCTGGAGATTCAGGTGAGTGGTGATCTTTGGGAGGGTGGCTTCACCGTCTCGATGAACGTGACCAATCAAAGCAATCAATCATTGGACGATTGGGGGGTGAGTTTCATCAGCACTCATCAGTTTTACGGAGAATCCTGGGGGGTAGATGTCTCCACGCAAGAGCTTGGAGACGGCCTTTACCGCTACGAGCTCAAAGGTGCTGACTGGGCACAATCGCTTGCTGCAGGTCAAGCCATGACGGTGGGTTTCAATGCATTGAGTGGAGAGGAACTCAGCGGGGATGGATCTCTTACATCCGAACTGCTGATGGCCTCAGGAACGGAGCTGACGCTCCTCTAA
- the ylqF gene encoding ribosome biogenesis GTPase YlqF, with translation MSAPPIQWYPGHIAKAEQQLKRNLDKVDLVIEVRDARIPLATGHPHLNRWLKGKQHLLVINRRDMVTTAAWEAWDQWFKAQGQRTVWCDAKAGTGVKQVQQAAIRAGNQLNERRKNRGMRPRAVRALTLGFPNVGKSALINRLVKKKVVASARRAGVTRTLRWVRLGQDLDLLDAPGVLPPRLDDQKAALHLALCDDIGQAAYDGELVAQAFLQLLIDAQGREASGVVLSTLEQRYGTPVAGSTADPAFWLEATAERHTSGDTARMAQRLLDDFRRSLLGSIALELPEQGES, from the coding sequence GTGAGCGCACCTCCAATTCAGTGGTATCCGGGGCACATAGCCAAGGCGGAACAGCAGCTCAAGCGCAACCTCGACAAGGTTGATCTGGTGATTGAGGTGCGTGATGCTCGCATTCCCCTAGCCACCGGACACCCCCATCTCAACCGCTGGTTGAAGGGGAAGCAGCATTTGTTGGTGATCAATCGACGCGACATGGTCACGACTGCGGCATGGGAGGCCTGGGATCAGTGGTTTAAAGCGCAGGGGCAACGCACGGTTTGGTGTGATGCCAAGGCTGGTACAGGGGTGAAGCAGGTGCAGCAGGCGGCGATCCGGGCTGGAAATCAACTCAACGAGAGGCGGAAGAATCGGGGGATGCGCCCGCGGGCCGTGCGCGCCCTCACCCTCGGCTTTCCCAATGTGGGGAAGTCGGCCTTGATCAATCGGCTGGTGAAGAAAAAGGTGGTAGCGAGTGCCCGTCGGGCTGGGGTCACCCGCACCTTGCGTTGGGTGCGGCTTGGCCAAGACTTGGATTTGCTCGATGCCCCCGGCGTTTTGCCCCCTCGCTTAGACGATCAAAAGGCGGCGCTGCATCTCGCCCTGTGCGATGACATTGGACAAGCTGCCTATGACGGCGAGCTGGTGGCCCAGGCTTTTTTGCAGTTGTTAATCGATGCCCAGGGGCGTGAAGCCTCCGGGGTTGTGTTGTCGACCCTGGAGCAGCGTTATGGAACGCCAGTGGCGGGAAGCACTGCTGATCCAGCGTTCTGGCTGGAGGCCACGGCCGAACGTCACACCTCTGGGGATACGGCACGGATGGCACAGCGGTTGCTCGATGATTTTCGTCGTTCGCTGTTGGGTTCGATTGCGTTGGAATTACCGGAACAGGGGGAGTCTTGA
- a CDS encoding YdiU family protein — MPFEPSIEGLGGSYWDVVEAAVFPRTQLRFRNDALLRNLGVEPDRVSDQDFESAYGRFEERVPLLALRYHGYQFGTYNPQLGDGRGFLYGQLRDRTGQLQDLGSKGSGTTPWSRGGDGRLTLKGGVREVIASEALHRLGVTTSRTLSLIETGEELWRGDEPSPTRSAVMVRMARTHLRFGSCERLLYLRDPQGLERLLRHVVAVYYPDVAATHPAPDGDRLALEHQLLAFYGELVDRVARLAAEWMTAGFVHGVLNTDNMSLAGESFDYGPFAFLDRWDPSFTAAYFDQTSLYSYGRQPAICRKNLQLLQNPLAMLLPRPPMEQSLERYTSSYQNHYRYCLLRRMGLTPNPDVKSDEHLVSATLELIASWPVGYGDFFAGLSSVVQSAGLPQEPEGLPVVLNNLPAPPREVWQNWRDAWWWQTQAIEPSGASELEASVSEGLRRWNLSQTPTRPLIESLWEAIDQGDDWQPLGGWLASVMTV, encoded by the coding sequence ATGCCGTTCGAACCCTCAATCGAGGGTTTGGGTGGGTCGTATTGGGATGTGGTGGAGGCGGCGGTTTTCCCGCGAACGCAGTTGCGCTTTCGCAACGACGCACTGTTGCGAAACCTGGGGGTGGAGCCTGACCGTGTGTCGGATCAAGACTTCGAGAGTGCCTATGGCCGTTTTGAAGAGCGCGTTCCCTTGCTCGCTCTTCGTTATCACGGCTACCAGTTCGGCACCTACAACCCCCAGCTTGGAGATGGCCGCGGCTTTCTCTATGGCCAACTGCGCGATCGAACCGGCCAGCTTCAAGACCTTGGCAGCAAAGGGAGTGGCACCACCCCCTGGAGTCGTGGTGGAGATGGACGCCTCACCTTGAAAGGCGGGGTGCGCGAAGTGATCGCCTCCGAGGCGTTGCATCGTCTTGGTGTAACCACAAGCCGCACGTTGTCGTTGATCGAAACGGGTGAGGAGCTTTGGCGTGGTGATGAACCCTCGCCGACGCGGAGTGCAGTGATGGTTCGGATGGCACGCACCCATCTGCGTTTCGGTAGCTGTGAACGGCTGTTGTATTTGCGTGACCCCCAAGGGTTGGAGCGCTTACTGCGCCATGTGGTGGCTGTCTACTACCCCGATGTTGCAGCGACCCATCCTGCACCTGATGGAGATCGCCTGGCCTTGGAACATCAGCTTCTTGCGTTCTATGGCGAGCTGGTGGATCGGGTTGCTCGCTTGGCAGCCGAGTGGATGACAGCAGGCTTTGTTCATGGCGTGCTCAACACCGACAACATGTCGCTGGCTGGTGAAAGTTTTGACTACGGACCGTTTGCCTTCTTAGACCGCTGGGATCCAAGTTTTACGGCGGCTTATTTCGATCAGACCTCTCTTTATTCCTATGGCCGTCAGCCAGCAATCTGTCGAAAGAATTTGCAGCTTCTCCAAAACCCTTTGGCGATGTTGCTGCCTCGGCCGCCGATGGAACAGTCGCTTGAGCGGTATACAAGCAGCTATCAAAATCACTATCGCTATTGCCTGTTGAGGCGGATGGGATTGACGCCCAATCCTGATGTGAAAAGTGATGAGCACTTGGTGAGCGCAACCCTGGAATTAATAGCGAGCTGGCCCGTTGGTTATGGAGATTTTTTTGCTGGTCTTTCTTCGGTTGTTCAATCCGCTGGTTTGCCCCAGGAGCCTGAGGGCTTGCCTGTCGTGTTGAACAATCTTCCAGCACCTCCCAGGGAGGTGTGGCAAAACTGGCGTGATGCCTGGTGGTGGCAAACCCAGGCCATCGAGCCCTCAGGAGCATCTGAGCTGGAGGCCTCAGTGTCTGAAGGCTTGAGGCGTTGGAATTTGAGCCAGACACCCACACGCCCCTTGATTGAATCGCTTTGGGAGGCCATCGATCAAGGGGACGATTGGCAGCCTCTTGGGGGATGGCTTGCATCGGTCATGACGGTCTGA
- a CDS encoding RluA family pseudouridine synthase codes for MSAQDQGFVRPPLSEEVFTDGFGEGEGDLVTLTYPKPLPMRLDRWLVSQRSEQSRSRIQKFIDAGYVRVNGKTGKAKTPLRNGDQVQLWMPPPEPLPYLKPEPMDLDVLFEDEHLIVINKPAGLTVHPAPGNKDGTLVNGLLHHCQDLPGISGKLRPGVVHRLDKDTTGCIVVAKSQEALVRLQAQIQQRIASREYLAVVHGVPQGESGTIIGAIGRHPVDRKKYAVVSDDSGRYARTHWTLQERLGDYSLLRFKLDTGRTHQIRVHCAHINHAVVGDITYSRCRKLPVELPGQALHAFQLGLDHPITKERMLFEAPVPSVMEKLLIVLRKRCI; via the coding sequence TTGAGCGCTCAAGACCAAGGGTTTGTGCGCCCCCCCTTGTCTGAGGAAGTGTTTACAGATGGGTTTGGAGAGGGGGAAGGGGATCTCGTCACCCTCACGTATCCCAAGCCACTTCCGATGCGTTTGGATCGCTGGCTGGTGAGTCAGCGGTCTGAGCAAAGTCGGTCTCGGATCCAAAAGTTCATTGATGCTGGATATGTACGGGTGAATGGCAAGACGGGGAAGGCTAAAACCCCCTTGCGCAACGGAGATCAGGTCCAGCTTTGGATGCCACCGCCAGAGCCGCTTCCCTACCTCAAGCCTGAGCCGATGGATCTCGATGTGCTGTTTGAAGACGAGCACTTAATCGTGATCAATAAGCCAGCCGGACTGACCGTGCATCCTGCGCCTGGGAACAAGGATGGAACGCTGGTGAATGGTTTGCTGCATCACTGCCAGGATTTGCCAGGGATCAGCGGCAAATTGAGGCCTGGAGTCGTCCATCGCCTCGATAAAGACACGACGGGGTGCATCGTGGTTGCGAAATCTCAGGAGGCGTTGGTTCGTCTGCAGGCCCAGATCCAACAGAGGATTGCGTCACGCGAGTATCTGGCTGTGGTGCACGGGGTGCCACAAGGAGAGTCGGGAACGATCATTGGCGCGATCGGACGTCATCCTGTCGATCGCAAAAAATATGCAGTGGTGAGTGATGACAGTGGTCGCTATGCGCGCACGCACTGGACCCTCCAGGAGCGACTTGGTGATTACTCCCTTTTGCGCTTCAAGCTCGATACGGGGCGAACGCATCAGATCCGCGTGCATTGCGCCCATATCAATCACGCCGTGGTGGGGGATATCACTTACAGCCGCTGCAGGAAACTGCCGGTGGAACTTCCTGGGCAAGCCCTGCATGCCTTTCAGTTGGGCCTCGATCATCCGATCACAAAAGAGCGGATGTTGTTTGAGGCCCCAGTCCCATCGGTGATGGAGAAACTACTGATCGTTTTGCGGAAACGATGTATTTAG
- a CDS encoding universal stress protein, with protein MFETVLLPLDQSREAVEAATKALDLARSHNSKLILLSVVQSERPEMHDHEVVATLLAETKARFEQVGVTCDVVEREGMPAFVICDVADELNVDVIVMGTRGVNLEAESGSTATRVIQLAPCPVLVVP; from the coding sequence ATGTTTGAAACCGTTTTGCTTCCGCTGGATCAGAGCCGAGAAGCTGTTGAAGCGGCGACCAAAGCCCTGGACTTGGCACGCAGTCACAACAGCAAATTGATTCTGTTGTCTGTCGTTCAGTCCGAGCGACCTGAGATGCATGACCATGAGGTGGTGGCAACCTTATTGGCCGAAACCAAAGCTCGTTTTGAGCAGGTTGGGGTGACCTGTGATGTGGTGGAGCGTGAGGGGATGCCAGCGTTTGTGATTTGCGATGTGGCAGACGAGTTGAATGTGGACGTGATTGTGATGGGCACCCGCGGCGTGAATCTTGAAGCCGAAAGCGGCAGCACGGCAACGCGGGTGATTCAGCTCGCTCCCTGTCCTGTTTTGGTGGTGCCGTGA